Part of the Caloramator mitchellensis genome, ATATTGCTCTTCTTTTTTATTTTTAGGCGTCCAATGAACTGCTGCAGCTAAATGTATAACAGTGTTTACACCCTCAAGGATACTTTCCCATTCTGATATATTTCTTAAATCAAAATTTATAATAGTTGCTCTACCCCTAAATTTATCAATTTTATCTGAATATAAATCTATTAAAATCAACTCATGCAAATCAATTAATTCATTTACTATGGAACTTCCTATCATTCCATTTGCTCCAGTAATTAATATCTTTTTCATATCCCCTTACCTTCTTTATTCTCTAATTTATTTATATAATCTTCAATCTTCAAAAACTCTACATTTTGCTTTTTTAACCATTTAATATACTTAAATAACTTATCCTGTAATCTAGATCTGCCCACCTGAAATCTAAAGTAATTTTTTATACCCATTTTCTTGCCATTTTCAAGCTTTTCTCTGACTAATTCAAAAGGATGAATATAAAACATAAAATTATCTTCATTTTCCCAATGTTTTTTCATAAAATATTTCATTAACCATAGTGGGAATAATCTAAAATATCCACCACCTGATATTGGAATGGATTTACCCATTATATCCAATGTAGGAGTCTCAAATTCATATTTATCATTTTTTCTAAAAATCATACTTTCAACCTTTTTAAAATTTGAAATATCCATAACATTATATAATTTATGCTCTTTGAATCTAATAAGACTTGCATCATAAGTAAATCCTAAATCCCATAAAACATCTAATTTCTCAGTCTCCATAGAAAAACATGGTGCTCTATATCCTTTGACTGGTTTTCCTGTTATCTCTTCAAGAGTTTTCTTTGCTTCACCGATTCTTTGTCTGAACTCTTCTTTAGTTAATTCATATACCAATTCGTGGTGTTTTCCATGACAAGCAATTTCATGCCCCATCTTAGCTATTTCTCTAATTAATTCAGGATTGCCTTTTGCTACATCTTCTAAAACAAAGACTGTAAGAAAAACCCCTTCATCCGCCATTTTATACAAAAAAGGTAAAACCTTCGGTGCAAATCTTTGGCTTGATTCAATAATCTCTTTATATT contains:
- a CDS encoding polysaccharide deacetylase family protein, with the translated sequence MKKYFLTLDLEEWYHLEYLKEYKEIIESSQRFAPKVLPFLYKMADEGVFLTVFVLEDVAKGNPELIREIAKMGHEIACHGKHHELVYELTKEEFRQRIGEAKKTLEEITGKPVKGYRAPCFSMETEKLDVLWDLGFTYDASLIRFKEHKLYNVMDISNFKKVESMIFRKNDKYEFETPTLDIMGKSIPISGGGYFRLFPLWLMKYFMKKHWENEDNFMFYIHPFELVREKLENGKKMGIKNYFRFQVGRSRLQDKLFKYIKWLKKQNVEFLKIEDYINKLENKEGKGI